From the Solanum lycopersicum chromosome 10, SLM_r2.1 genome, one window contains:
- the GH3-16 gene encoding LOW QUALITY PROTEIN: jasmonoyl--L-amino acid synthetase JAR6 (The sequence of the model RefSeq protein was modified relative to this genomic sequence to represent the inferred CDS: deleted 1 base in 1 codon), with translation MMENIEKKFDAEQVIEDFEVITKNVGRIQEETLGKILQQNGGTEYLKQWGMNGRTDVETFKACVPIVCHSDLDPYIQRIVDGDISPILTGKPVQAISLSSGTTQGKPKFVPFNDELMNSAMQTFKTSFAFRNREFPIEKGKAMHFFYSSKQFKTKGGLAASTGTTNVFTSPQYKKIMKDWSTPVCSPGEVIFAPDFKQSLYCHLLSGLIFRDEVQVVSSTFAHSIVHAFRTFEQVWEELVVDIREGVLSSRVTVPSIRLVMSKLLKPDPELAETIYSKCSSLSNWRNLLLSINIDKNTEKYLQLAVEAASKHLVDKKLEVMDFTSHVNVSADPGHYVISWELSGEATDEILQECCDCLDKTFLDAGYVSSRKVNAIGALELRIVKRGTFHKILDHFVGLGGTVSQFKTPRCVGPTNSSLIQILSSNVVKSYSSTAFF, from the exons ATGATGGAAAATATTGAGAAGAAATTTGATGCAGAACAAGTGATTGAGGATTTTGAGGTGATAACAAAAAATGTTGGGAGGATTCAAGAAGAGACACTTGGGAAAATTCTGCAGCAAAATGGGGGAACAGAGTATTTGAAGCAATGGGGTATGAATGGCAGAACTGATGTTGAGACTTTCAAGGCTTGTGTCCCCATTGTCTGTCACAGTGATTTGGATCCTTATATTCAAAGAATTGTTGATGGTGATATTTCACCTATTCTTACTGGAAAGCCCGTTCAAGCCATCTCCTTGAG TTCTGGTACTACTCAAGGGAAGCCAAAGTTTGTACCTTTCaatgatgaattgatgaattCCGCCATGCAGACATTCAAGACTTCTTTTGCCTTTAGGAACAG AGAATTTCCAATAGAGAAAGGGAAGGCTATGCATTTTTTTTACAGCAGCAAGCAGTTTAAAACTAAAGGGGGT TTGGCAGCTTCAACAGGCACTACTAATGTGTTTACAAGTCCACAATACAAGAAGATAATGAAGGATTGGTCTACCCCAGTTTGTAGTCCTGGTGAAGTAATATTTGCTCCTGATTTTAAACAATCTCTATACTGTCACCTTCTGTCTGGTCTCATTTTCCGCGATGAAGTTCAAGTTGTTTCGTCTACGTTTGCACATAGCATTGTCCATGCTTTTCGAACTTTCGAACAAGTATGGGAAGAACTTGTTGTTGACATAAGGGAGGGAGTCTTATCGAGCCGAGTCACTGTACCATCCATAAGATTAGTCATGTCAAAATTGTTGAAGCCTGATCCAGAATTGGCTGAAACAATTTATAGCAAATGTTCAAGTTTAAGCAATTGGAGGAACCTTTTACTGAGCATTAACATAGACAAGAACACTGAGAAATATTTGCAACTAGCCGTGGAAGCTGCAAGCAAGCACTTAGTTGACAAAAAACTAGAAGTGATGGACTTCACCAGTCATGTCAACGTCTCAGCTGATCCAGGACACTATGTTATCTCCTGGGAACTGAGTGGGGAAGCAACTGATGAAATATTGCAAGAATGTTGCGACTGTCTGGACAAAACATTCCTGGATGCAGGCTACGTGAGCTCCAGGAAAGTGAATGCAATTGGAGCACTTGAACTGAGGATTGTGAAGAGGGGAACCTTTCATAAGATATTGGATCATTTCGTTGGATTAGGAGGCACGGTGAGCCAATTCAAAACCCCTAGATGTGTTGGTCCAACAAATAGCTCATTGATCCAAATACTGTCTAGTAATGTTGTTAAGAGCTATTCCAGTACCgctttcttttaa
- the LOC101268670 gene encoding jasmonoyl--L-amino acid synthetase JAR6-like: MMENIEKIFDAEEVIENFEVMTKDAGTIQEETLEKILKENGGTEYLKKWGLNGRTDVETFKACVPIVSHSDLNPYIQRIANGDLSPILTGKPIQAISLSSGTTQGKPKFVPFNDELMKSTMQTFKTSFAFRNREFPIGNGKVLHIIYSSKQFKTKGGLATGTATTHVYRNAQYKKTMKAMSTPICSPDEVIFGPDFRQSLYCHLLSGLIFCNEVQVVSSAFAHSIVQAFRTFEQVWEELVVDIREGVLSSRVTVPSIRLAMSKLLKPDPELADTIYSKCSSLSNWYGLIPKLFPNTKYIYGIMTGSMEPYLKKLRHYAGELPLVSADYGSSEGWVGVNVNPKSPPEMVTYAVLPNTGYFEFLPLEENLIGMEQANSPVCLTEVKLGEEYEIVFTNFAGLYRYRLGDVVKIKRFHNSTPELQFVCRRNLVLSINIDKNTEKDLQLAVEAAGKHLVDEKLEVVDFTSHANISSDPGHYVIFWELSGEATDEILQECCNCLDKSFLDSSYVNNRRMNTIGALELRIVKRGTFNKILDHFVGLGGAVSQFKTPRCVGPKNSSLIQILSTNVVKSYSSTAIF, translated from the exons ATGATGGAAAATATTGAGAAGATATTTGATGCAGAAGAAGTGATTGAGAATTTTGAGGTGATGACAAAAGATGCTGGGACGATTCAAGAAGAGACACTTGAGAAAATTCTGAAAGAAAATGGGGGAACAGAGTATTTGAAGAAATGGGGTCTGAATGGCAGAACTGATGTTGAGACTTTCAAGGCTTGTGTCCCCATTGTCAGTCACAGTGATTTGAATCCTTACATTCAAAGAATTGCTAATGGTGATCTTTCACCTATTCTTACTGGAAAGCCCATTCAAGCCATCTCCTTGAG TTCTGGTACTACTCAAGGGAAGCCAAAGTTTGTACCTTTCAATGATGAATTGATGAAGTCCACAATGCAGACATTCAAGACTTCTTTTGCCTTTAGGAACAG agAATTTCCAATAGGGAATGGGAAGGTTTTGCACATTATTTACAGCAGCAAGCAATTTAAAACTAAAGGTGGTTTGGCAACTGGAACAGCCACTACCCATGTGTATAGAAATGCACAATACAAGAAGACAATGAAGGCAATGTCTACCCCAATTTGTAGTCCTGATGAAGTAATATTTGGTCCTGATTTTCGACAATCTTTATACTGTCACCTCCTGTCTGGTCTCATTTTCTGCAATGAAGTTCAAGTTGTTTCGTCTGCATTTGCACATAGCATTGTCCAAGCTTTTCGAACTTTTGAACAAGTATGGGAAGAACTTGTCGTTGACATAAGGGAGGGAGTCTTATCGAGCCGTGTCACAGTCCCATCTATAAGATTGGCCATGTCGAAACTGCTGAAGCCTGATCCAGAACTGGCTGATACAATTTATAGCAAATGCTCAAGTTTAAGCAATTGGTATGGCTTGATTCCTAAACTCTTCCCGAATACAAAGTACATTTATGGTATCATGACAGGTTCCATGGAGCCTTACTTGAAGAAACTGAGGCACTATGCAGGGGAATTACCTCTAGTGAGTGCAGATTATGGTTCTTCTGAAGGATGGGTTGGAGTAAATGTTAACCCAAAATCCCCCCCTGAGATGGTTACTTATGCAGTGTTACCAAATACTGGCTATTTTGAATTCCTCCCACTCGAGGAAAATCTCATTGGCATGGAGCAAGCAAATTCTCCTGTCTGCCTGACTGAAGTTAAACTTGGTGAAGAGTATGAAATTGTCTTCACCAATTTTGCAG GTTTATATCGTTATAGACTGGGTGATGTTGTGAAGATAAAAAGATTCCACAATAGCACTCCAGAGCTCCAGTTCGTCTGTCGAAGGAACCTTGTGCTGAGCATTAACATAGACAAGAACACCGAGAAAGATTTGCAACTAGCTGTGGAAGCTGCAGGCAAGCACTTAGTTGACGAAAAACTAGAAGTGGTGGACTTCACAAGCCATGCCAACATCTCATCTGATCCAGGACACTATGTCATCTTCTGGGAACTGAGTGGGGAAGCAACTGATGAAATATTGCAAGAGTGCTGCAACTGTCTGGACAAATCGTTCCTCGATTCAAGCTATGTGAACAACAGGAGAATGAATACAATTGGGGCACTTGAACTGCGGATTGTGAAGAGGGGAACCTTTAATAAGATATTGGATCATTTCGTTGGATTAGGAGGCGCGGTGAGCCAGTTTAAAACCCCTAGATGTGTTGGTCCAAAAAATAGCTCATTGATACAAATACTGTCTACTAATGTTGTTAAGAGCTATTCTAGTACTgctatcttttaa